The Lacipirellula parvula genome window below encodes:
- a CDS encoding GGDEF domain-containing protein, whose amino-acid sequence MLKRVANIADAPESPPADGDLAAGGTYLFDRIGRLVAADPTAASWAATIRPNGPRGVASLKDLVGEPRAELILEELLSQQSADRIVTALVGPVGDEPPREVELRRLESADGPLLLAIVRPAPTSEPGRCDPLTGLADRTAVETWIAARRREASRAVAPFALLFLDLNEFKQVNDQHGHAVGDEVLATLAERWSAAIRDGDLLTRYGGDEFVLLLSGIRTRGEAAPIVERLRKATSAPIEAGGVAVQLSVTIGVALSERDGNEQARLIAAADADMYAQKAKAPQHHRPK is encoded by the coding sequence ATGCTGAAACGAGTTGCAAACATCGCCGACGCACCGGAATCGCCCCCGGCAGACGGCGATTTGGCGGCCGGGGGGACTTACCTTTTCGACAGGATTGGTCGGCTGGTGGCGGCCGATCCCACGGCCGCGTCGTGGGCGGCCACGATTCGCCCAAACGGCCCGCGAGGAGTCGCCTCGTTAAAGGACCTGGTGGGAGAGCCGCGGGCCGAGCTGATTTTGGAGGAGTTGCTCTCCCAACAGTCGGCCGATCGGATCGTGACCGCGCTTGTGGGTCCCGTGGGCGATGAGCCGCCTCGCGAGGTCGAACTCCGCCGCTTGGAGAGCGCCGACGGCCCGCTGTTGCTGGCGATCGTCCGGCCGGCGCCGACTAGCGAACCGGGGCGTTGCGATCCGCTTACGGGGCTTGCCGATCGCACGGCAGTCGAAACCTGGATCGCCGCGCGGCGGCGGGAGGCGAGCAGGGCGGTCGCGCCGTTTGCGTTGCTCTTTCTCGATCTCAATGAGTTCAAGCAAGTCAACGACCAGCATGGGCATGCCGTGGGCGACGAGGTTCTCGCCACACTCGCCGAGCGTTGGTCCGCCGCGATTCGCGACGGCGACCTACTCACGCGATACGGCGGCGATGAGTTCGTGCTGCTGCTCAGCGGCATTCGCACCCGCGGCGAGGCGGCGCCGATCGTCGAGCGGTTACGCAAAGCGACGAGCGCGCCGATCGAAGCTGGAGGCGTTGCGGTGCAACTCTCGGTCACCATCGGCGTGGCCTTGAGCGAACGCGATGGCAACGAACAGGCACGGCTGATCGCCGCCGCCGACGCGGACATGTACGCGCAGAAGGCGAAAGCGCCGCAGC
- a CDS encoding sugar transferase gives MPQDTAVRRLHARVLARRSAPAPSFLLNDEEFRFAADCERMRVDRNGSVLSLLLIRLPRGHAATTDVTFMARLLEGRLRLTDTPGELSDGRIAVLLPDTPSEGAWKVATDLSEVYPPGPARPECDVLVYPPHRKLRDDDSELEEEASEAPTELASEGEAAEPTDSEFFFAKSTPPWKRAIDVLGAIVGLTLASPVILTAAAAIKATSPGPAFFVQKREGLGGRTFPMWKLRTMHQGADDLKEQLLELSQQDGPAFKMRKDPRTTRLGRLLRWTSIDELPQFWNVLRGEMSLVGPRPLPVAESQACDTWHRRRLSVNPGMTCTWQVSGRGAVSFDEWVRMDLQYARKRSAWQDVKLIVMTVPALLFHRGMR, from the coding sequence ATGCCACAGGACACCGCTGTGCGCCGGCTCCATGCCCGCGTGCTTGCTCGGCGAAGCGCGCCCGCGCCGAGCTTCCTACTCAATGACGAAGAGTTCCGCTTCGCCGCGGATTGCGAGCGAATGCGCGTCGACCGGAATGGTTCGGTCTTGTCGTTGCTGCTCATTCGCCTGCCGCGCGGGCATGCGGCGACGACCGACGTGACGTTCATGGCTCGCCTGCTGGAGGGGCGACTCCGCCTGACCGACACGCCGGGCGAACTGAGCGACGGCCGCATCGCGGTTCTCCTCCCCGATACGCCGAGCGAAGGCGCTTGGAAAGTCGCCACCGACCTCAGCGAGGTCTACCCGCCCGGCCCCGCGCGGCCCGAGTGCGACGTCCTTGTTTACCCGCCCCATCGCAAGCTCCGCGATGATGACTCCGAACTCGAAGAAGAAGCCAGCGAAGCGCCCACCGAACTTGCCAGCGAGGGCGAAGCGGCCGAGCCGACCGACAGCGAGTTCTTCTTCGCGAAGAGCACGCCACCCTGGAAGCGGGCGATCGACGTCCTCGGTGCCATCGTCGGACTCACGCTGGCCAGCCCGGTGATTCTCACCGCGGCAGCGGCCATCAAAGCGACTTCGCCCGGCCCCGCCTTTTTCGTACAGAAACGCGAAGGCCTCGGCGGACGGACCTTCCCGATGTGGAAGCTCCGCACGATGCACCAAGGCGCCGACGATCTCAAGGAACAGCTCCTGGAGCTGAGTCAGCAAGATGGCCCGGCGTTCAAGATGCGCAAAGATCCCCGCACCACGCGGCTTGGCCGGCTGTTGCGGTGGACCAGCATCGACGAACTGCCGCAGTTCTGGAACGTCCTCCGCGGCGAGATGTCGCTCGTCGGCCCGCGGCCGCTCCCCGTGGCCGAATCGCAGGCCTGCGATACATGGCACCGCCGGCGGTTGTCGGTGAACCCCGGCATGACCTGCACCTGGCAAGTCTCCGGACGCGGCGCTGTGAGCTTCGACGAGTGGGTGCGGATGGACCTCCAGTACGCCCGCAAACGGAGTGCCTGGCAGGACGTCAAGTTGATTGTCATGACGGTTCCAGCGCTCCTCTTTCACCGCGGCATGCGGTAG
- a CDS encoding lipopolysaccharide biosynthesis protein translates to MRLPRFNLATASLAGTAIVERALLGATTFAVTILLGRCGGPAELGLFSIFFPLLFIAIAVQESLITAPYTVYSANHADAQARRGYLGGVLTHTLLLSMATSAAFAAGAIALFAMEKPQMACVSAALGAAAPFILLREFARRVVYAELNPMAAVAISGSVSLLQLAMMAALHWNGNLNAASCFAAMGASSAIVGGFWFVMNRRLIQFRNAPAAAAFRQNWSLGSWSVATQIGEIVRTQMFPWLLAIVANDATAGLFGACAIVAALPTPLHVALSNILLPQFARELKERGPAGADGLMWQATGWLSGVMAVYFAIIVATSAWIVPAIYGADYQGTQHALIVLTLAQVFAGASLPAARALFVLHRPEQVFYAHLAGIVINLTLGVSFVHSWGITGAAYATLAGAVFKAGLGLWWYLVEARRQLKEQGLGELRPHAFGGIGVAEAALEETA, encoded by the coding sequence ATGAGACTTCCTCGCTTCAATCTTGCAACCGCTTCGCTCGCCGGCACGGCGATCGTCGAGCGTGCGCTGCTGGGAGCGACGACGTTTGCGGTGACGATTCTGCTGGGACGCTGCGGCGGGCCGGCCGAACTTGGCTTGTTCAGCATCTTCTTCCCACTGCTGTTCATCGCGATTGCGGTGCAAGAGTCGTTGATCACGGCGCCCTACACCGTCTATTCGGCGAACCATGCCGACGCCCAAGCTCGTCGCGGATACCTCGGCGGTGTGTTGACGCACACGTTGCTGCTGAGCATGGCGACCTCCGCGGCGTTTGCTGCGGGCGCCATCGCATTGTTTGCGATGGAAAAGCCGCAAATGGCGTGTGTGTCGGCGGCGCTCGGCGCGGCGGCGCCCTTTATTCTGCTGCGGGAGTTCGCGCGGCGCGTCGTTTACGCCGAGCTCAACCCCATGGCGGCGGTTGCCATCAGCGGCAGCGTGAGCTTGCTCCAACTCGCGATGATGGCGGCCCTCCACTGGAACGGCAACCTGAACGCCGCGTCGTGCTTTGCCGCGATGGGGGCGTCGAGTGCCATTGTCGGCGGATTCTGGTTCGTGATGAACCGGCGGTTGATTCAGTTCCGCAACGCCCCCGCAGCGGCGGCCTTCCGGCAGAATTGGAGCCTCGGCAGCTGGAGCGTGGCGACGCAAATCGGCGAGATCGTGCGGACGCAGATGTTCCCCTGGCTGCTGGCGATCGTGGCGAACGATGCGACCGCGGGGCTGTTTGGCGCCTGTGCGATCGTCGCCGCGCTGCCGACGCCGCTGCATGTGGCGCTCAGCAACATTTTGCTGCCGCAGTTCGCACGCGAGCTGAAAGAGCGCGGCCCCGCTGGCGCCGATGGACTAATGTGGCAAGCGACCGGCTGGCTGAGCGGCGTGATGGCCGTCTACTTTGCGATCATCGTCGCGACGAGCGCCTGGATCGTGCCGGCGATTTACGGCGCCGATTATCAGGGAACGCAGCACGCGCTTATCGTGCTCACGTTGGCGCAAGTCTTCGCCGGGGCGTCGTTGCCTGCGGCGCGGGCTCTGTTTGTGCTGCACCGGCCGGAGCAGGTGTTTTATGCCCACCTCGCTGGGATTGTGATTAACCTTACGCTCGGCGTGTCGTTCGTCCATTCGTGGGGCATCACCGGCGCCGCGTATGCAACGTTGGCGGGCGCGGTGTTCAAGGCGGGGCTCGGACTGTGGTGGTACCTCGTCGAGGCGCGGCGCCAGTTGAAAGAACAAGGTCTCGGCGAGCTACGGCCGCATGCCTTCGGCGGCATCGGCGTCGCGGAAGCCGCGCTGGAGGAGACCGCATGA
- a CDS encoding O-antigen ligase family protein, translating to MTPDWHYPSSTRPAAWNARLAAAATIVLSFWVVGHSLGQSRTLFEQSTLDANRVENRFAAQQGVTTTSSAVGFFLLGGMGFVCWATSSSAGINWRHPLMFFCAAYVGWCVLSLAWSADSAQTVRKLAILALMLVGAYGAATRFDLDDLLAITMLALGGLVGVGLLAELALGMFRPWRSDYRFCGTCHPNDQAVQCALLTLAAAGATWLKRDHIWLRRLIIAGGLVGLALTKSRTTLLALIVAAAIAAVLSAKGLHRWLVLCGGIALLCLAGIASNFISVSDIDRSMDVASMGRRENVSSLTGRLPLWNELWKSAVKEPIVGHGYGGFWGERNVLKYSAIFAWHIPHAHNGYLDLMLAVGVIGAVLYVAWVVATAAVAAWRFERTEWAAELFVVCLLAFSLIHAVTESKFPGAGIGAYFVLMMMAAVAIRRPVLSGALGALQPSHSFGNDGAHQTWPLGMNPASIISAHRGDQLSN from the coding sequence ATGACACCAGACTGGCACTACCCATCGTCGACGCGGCCTGCCGCGTGGAACGCCCGCCTCGCGGCGGCGGCGACGATCGTGCTGTCGTTTTGGGTCGTCGGGCACTCGTTGGGGCAAAGCCGGACGTTGTTCGAGCAAAGTACGCTCGATGCGAATCGCGTCGAGAACCGCTTCGCCGCGCAACAAGGCGTGACGACGACCAGCTCCGCGGTCGGCTTCTTCCTGCTCGGCGGGATGGGGTTCGTCTGCTGGGCGACTTCGTCGTCGGCAGGGATCAATTGGCGCCACCCGCTCATGTTCTTCTGCGCAGCCTACGTCGGCTGGTGCGTGCTGAGCCTCGCGTGGTCGGCCGATTCGGCTCAAACCGTTCGCAAGCTCGCGATTCTCGCGCTAATGCTCGTCGGAGCCTACGGCGCGGCGACGCGGTTCGATCTCGACGATTTGCTCGCGATCACCATGCTCGCGCTCGGCGGGCTGGTGGGCGTCGGCTTACTCGCAGAACTCGCCCTCGGCATGTTCCGGCCGTGGCGGAGCGACTACCGCTTCTGCGGTACGTGCCATCCGAACGATCAAGCCGTGCAGTGTGCGCTACTGACGCTTGCCGCAGCCGGGGCAACCTGGCTCAAGCGAGATCACATCTGGCTGCGCCGGCTGATCATCGCTGGCGGGTTGGTCGGCCTCGCCCTGACGAAGTCGCGGACGACGCTGCTCGCGCTCATTGTGGCCGCGGCGATTGCCGCCGTGCTCAGCGCCAAAGGTCTCCACCGCTGGCTGGTGCTGTGCGGAGGCATCGCGCTCCTTTGCCTGGCGGGCATCGCCTCGAACTTCATTTCAGTCTCGGATATCGACCGCTCGATGGACGTTGCCTCGATGGGGCGCCGCGAGAACGTCAGCTCGCTTACCGGACGGTTGCCGCTGTGGAATGAACTTTGGAAGTCGGCCGTCAAGGAACCGATCGTCGGTCATGGTTACGGCGGCTTCTGGGGCGAGCGGAACGTACTGAAGTACTCGGCGATTTTCGCCTGGCATATTCCGCACGCGCACAACGGGTATCTCGACTTGATGTTAGCCGTCGGCGTGATCGGCGCCGTGCTGTATGTGGCGTGGGTGGTCGCGACGGCGGCCGTGGCGGCGTGGCGGTTTGAACGCACGGAGTGGGCGGCGGAGCTGTTCGTCGTCTGCTTGCTGGCGTTTTCGCTGATCCATGCCGTGACGGAATCAAAGTTTCCCGGCGCCGGCATCGGCGCATACTTCGTGCTGATGATGATGGCCGCGGTCGCGATTCGTCGACCAGTGCTGAGCGGTGCGCTCGGCGCTCTGCAACCGAGCCATTCATTCGGCAATGACGGGGCCCACCAGACGTGGCCGCTGGGAATGAACCCTGCGTCGATCATTAGCGCCCATCGTGGCGATCAACTTAGCAACTAG
- a CDS encoding GumC family protein yields MMNHSSDRTATNFFGPMELLRTFYRHKKKAIFCVASIMALATLVLLYAPRTYRSEARLFLQVGRESVRLDPTATTGKTIAYQQSGRDNEIATAIEVMKSRAIVEKAVDQLTPEVVLGWGGSGAGSGSEPNQVADTVMAPLHYVVGAIKSIDPISPREEAIIQIMRNLEVDAEFDSTVIVLTYDAETPQLAQQVMTSVVDAFRTEHVRLHRTTGSKPFFEEQRASLEASLKQSEGKLRDAKNKMGVASIEARRSTLETHLSTIELRRNSAIQQIAAAEARIKSLQAHTDAMPERLHTSTRKMPNTGTDALRSQLYTVQVKLLDLESKYSADHPLVTSARAQMKEAQEMLKGEVAEREETVDSLNENHRTLTLDLAQAESQLAGLEAEMTELNSQREQAVGDLKQLNEFEVELDQLERDRTLAKTNFFLYAEALEQTRMDEALDAQSISNVNQAQAPTLSEKPVSPSKLMVGALSLMFAATGTTALVLGCEKLRTDKLQRQQGESPAAQVNGVRAERHEYVPANPR; encoded by the coding sequence ATGATGAACCATTCTTCCGACCGCACCGCGACCAACTTCTTCGGTCCGATGGAACTGCTCCGCACGTTCTATCGCCACAAGAAGAAGGCGATTTTTTGCGTCGCCTCGATCATGGCGTTGGCTACGCTGGTGCTGCTGTACGCGCCGCGGACGTACCGCTCCGAAGCGAGGCTCTTCCTGCAAGTTGGTCGCGAAAGCGTCCGGCTCGACCCGACGGCCACGACTGGTAAGACAATCGCCTATCAGCAAAGCGGCCGCGACAACGAAATCGCTACGGCGATCGAAGTGATGAAGAGCCGCGCGATCGTCGAGAAGGCGGTCGATCAGCTCACGCCCGAAGTCGTGCTCGGCTGGGGCGGCAGCGGCGCTGGCAGCGGCAGCGAACCGAACCAAGTCGCCGACACGGTGATGGCCCCGTTGCATTACGTGGTCGGCGCCATCAAGAGCATCGACCCGATCTCGCCCCGCGAGGAAGCGATCATCCAGATCATGCGGAACCTGGAAGTCGACGCCGAGTTCGACTCGACGGTGATTGTGCTCACTTACGACGCCGAAACGCCGCAGTTGGCGCAGCAGGTAATGACTTCTGTGGTCGATGCGTTCCGCACGGAGCATGTGCGGCTCCACCGCACGACCGGGTCGAAGCCGTTCTTCGAAGAACAACGGGCGTCTCTTGAGGCCTCGCTGAAGCAGTCGGAAGGAAAGCTGCGCGACGCGAAGAACAAAATGGGCGTCGCCTCGATCGAAGCTCGTCGCTCGACGCTCGAGACGCACCTCAGCACGATCGAGCTGCGGCGGAACTCGGCGATCCAGCAGATTGCCGCGGCCGAGGCCCGCATCAAGTCGTTGCAGGCTCATACCGACGCGATGCCCGAGCGGCTCCACACCTCGACCCGCAAGATGCCGAACACCGGCACCGATGCGTTGCGGTCGCAACTTTACACAGTGCAGGTGAAGCTGCTCGATCTCGAGTCGAAGTACAGCGCCGATCATCCGTTGGTCACCTCGGCCCGCGCCCAGATGAAAGAGGCTCAGGAGATGCTCAAGGGCGAGGTCGCCGAACGCGAAGAGACGGTCGACAGCCTCAACGAGAATCACCGGACGCTGACGCTCGACTTGGCCCAAGCCGAGAGCCAACTCGCTGGCCTCGAGGCTGAGATGACCGAGCTCAATTCTCAGCGCGAGCAAGCCGTCGGCGATCTCAAGCAACTGAATGAGTTCGAGGTCGAACTCGATCAGCTGGAGCGCGATCGCACGCTCGCGAAGACCAACTTCTTCCTCTACGCCGAAGCGCTGGAGCAGACGCGGATGGATGAAGCGCTCGACGCCCAGTCGATTTCGAACGTCAACCAGGCCCAGGCGCCGACGCTGTCGGAGAAGCCGGTCAGCCCGTCGAAGCTGATGGTCGGGGCGCTGTCGCTGATGTTCGCCGCCACCGGAACGACCGCGCTGGTGCTGGGCTGCGAGAAGCTCCGGACCGACAAGTTGCAGCGACAGCAGGGCGAATCGCCGGCGGCTCAGGTCAACGGAGTTCGCGCCGAACGGCACGAGTACGTTCCCGCCAACCCTCGTTAG
- a CDS encoding glycosyltransferase family 2 protein, producing MSEISTLSTAAATQDVAVLLTCFNRRETTLRCLRALYEQELPAGFTLRVALTDDGSSDGTGDAVRSEFPGVTVLQGDGNQYWVGGTMMAWEAARPSAFYLWLNDDVKLRPGAIRKLIEVQAASGDPATIAVGATCDPDEGKTCTGGMERRGWYDVRVMEPTDQPQMCDSINGNIVLIPRVAEERIGALDVAYTHFFADGDYGIRARQHGIPVLLAPGHLGECKLNPIANSSFDAKLPLRQRWRRMLGPKGYRPPRQWWAFVRTHAPRPKTAYWLAPYLLFGLESLTGGRMRLRRNVRRPMKVT from the coding sequence GTGTCAGAGATTTCCACTTTGTCGACCGCTGCCGCAACGCAAGACGTTGCCGTGCTGCTCACCTGCTTCAACCGTCGCGAGACGACTTTGCGCTGCTTGCGGGCGCTCTACGAGCAGGAACTACCGGCCGGCTTTACGCTCCGGGTGGCGCTCACCGACGACGGCAGCTCCGACGGCACCGGCGACGCGGTGCGCAGCGAGTTCCCCGGCGTGACGGTGCTGCAAGGCGACGGCAACCAGTACTGGGTCGGCGGCACGATGATGGCGTGGGAAGCAGCGCGCCCCTCGGCCTTCTACCTCTGGCTGAACGACGACGTGAAGTTGCGTCCCGGCGCCATTCGGAAGTTGATTGAAGTGCAAGCCGCGTCGGGCGATCCGGCCACGATCGCCGTTGGCGCCACGTGCGATCCCGACGAAGGGAAGACCTGCACCGGCGGCATGGAACGTCGTGGTTGGTACGACGTTCGCGTGATGGAACCGACCGACCAGCCGCAAATGTGCGACAGCATCAACGGCAACATCGTGCTCATCCCGCGCGTTGCCGAGGAGCGGATCGGCGCCCTCGACGTGGCCTACACCCACTTCTTCGCCGACGGCGACTACGGCATCCGCGCCCGCCAGCATGGGATCCCGGTGCTGTTGGCGCCGGGGCATCTCGGCGAGTGCAAGTTGAACCCGATCGCCAATTCGTCGTTCGACGCCAAGCTGCCGCTGCGGCAGCGGTGGCGGCGGATGCTCGGCCCGAAGGGGTACCGCCCTCCGCGGCAGTGGTGGGCGTTCGTGCGAACCCACGCGCCGCGGCCGAAGACGGCCTACTGGTTGGCGCCTTACCTACTGTTCGGCTTGGAGAGCCTCACCGGCGGCCGGATGCGGCTGCGGCGGAATGTCCGCCGGCCGATGAAGGTGACCTAA
- a CDS encoding glycosyltransferase family 4 protein, translating to MNSSTPELAPRRGLLITAYHYDRLYSMESRLSWQRAEQAAQGYDVTVLCARAPMDWDGRKSEASASSRGVRLELLPLNGLERRLMRTPGLYYLGYRMWHRRALRRAQALHLKQRFALVHHVSFCGYREPSEMWQLDAPFVWGPVGGTQPLPSAFLGELSTLDALRERIRARVDAIQIRFDRRVRRAAKHAKCVLAANQAVAADLAQALHVKPLVQLETGVEPIADVQPRSADGTQPLRILWSGRLQAWKGLSLLLKGLAALPADVRYEVRVMGQGPCETRWRGLAEQLGVAANIHWIGWPDYDGQLPHYQWADVFAFTSLRDTSGTGLLEALAAGAVIVGLDHQGAADVMTGNCAIPVVADSPTTAIEGFRWAISRLANDRQLLAELSAHAIERARDFTWERQWNVTQEIYTQAQRWAVATSAEAALPEPLVRELQLVETFS from the coding sequence ATGAACTCATCGACTCCAGAATTGGCGCCGCGGCGGGGGCTGTTGATCACGGCTTACCACTACGACCGCCTGTATTCGATGGAATCGCGGCTGTCGTGGCAGCGGGCCGAGCAGGCTGCGCAAGGGTACGATGTGACGGTGCTGTGCGCCCGGGCGCCGATGGATTGGGATGGCCGCAAGTCGGAGGCATCGGCCTCGTCGCGCGGCGTGCGATTGGAACTTCTGCCGCTCAACGGGCTTGAACGGCGGTTGATGCGGACGCCGGGACTCTACTATCTCGGCTACCGGATGTGGCACCGCCGCGCCCTACGACGCGCGCAAGCCCTCCACCTCAAGCAGCGCTTCGCCCTGGTCCATCATGTGAGCTTCTGCGGCTACCGCGAACCGAGCGAGATGTGGCAGCTCGACGCGCCCTTCGTTTGGGGCCCGGTCGGCGGCACGCAACCGCTGCCGAGCGCCTTTCTTGGCGAACTTTCGACGCTCGACGCCCTGCGCGAGCGGATTCGCGCGAGGGTCGACGCCATTCAGATTCGCTTTGATCGCCGAGTTCGCCGGGCCGCTAAGCATGCGAAGTGCGTGCTCGCCGCGAATCAAGCGGTTGCCGCCGACTTGGCGCAGGCGCTCCACGTAAAACCGCTCGTGCAGTTGGAAACCGGCGTGGAACCGATCGCCGATGTTCAGCCGCGGAGCGCCGATGGCACGCAGCCGTTACGCATTCTGTGGTCGGGCCGCCTCCAGGCTTGGAAGGGCCTTTCGCTGTTGCTGAAAGGCTTGGCGGCGCTCCCCGCCGATGTCCGCTATGAGGTCCGCGTGATGGGGCAGGGCCCATGCGAGACGCGTTGGCGGGGGCTGGCCGAGCAACTCGGCGTCGCGGCGAACATCCACTGGATCGGTTGGCCCGACTACGACGGCCAGCTTCCCCACTATCAGTGGGCCGACGTCTTCGCCTTCACGAGCCTGCGCGATACCTCGGGCACGGGTTTGCTCGAAGCGCTCGCGGCCGGCGCCGTCATTGTCGGACTCGATCACCAAGGCGCGGCCGACGTGATGACCGGCAACTGTGCGATTCCGGTTGTCGCCGATTCGCCGACGACGGCGATCGAAGGTTTTCGTTGGGCGATCTCGCGACTCGCGAACGATCGCCAACTGCTTGCCGAACTTAGCGCCCACGCCATCGAACGGGCCCGCGACTTTACGTGGGAACGCCAGTGGAACGTGACGCAAGAAATTTACACCCAGGCCCAGCGATGGGCCGTCGCGACGAGCGCCGAGGCGGCGCTTCCCGAACCGCTTGTTCGTGAACTTCAGTTAGTCGAGACCTTTTCATGA
- a CDS encoding glycosyltransferase encodes MRVLLCHSYYTQRGGEDRSFEEERELLQANGHEVIEYVRRNEELVGRGKLAAAATTLWNRQAGREVAAIIERHRPDVLHATNTFPLISPSVCDVAHRAGVAVVQALRNYRLLCANSYLMRDGQPCEACVGKAVPLPAIQHRCYRDSAAASAVVAAMQVYHRTVGVWRNRVDAFFTLTHFARQKFVDAGLPADRVHVKYNSVSPDPGVGDGSGGYAVFVGRLSPEKGVGTVLAAWEANRELPPLVIVGDGPLRAAVEAAASRDARITIRGELSNAEAQRVIGAANLLVMPSLWYETFGRTIAEAYATGTPVVASRLGAMAELVEEGVAGSLFNPGHAADLAQRVAELTLRPADEQQAIRRRARQAYEQQFTPAHNYRRLLEIYEIALTSARERCGASSHAAKASQPNELSEMQPQAIEPLKHPMAVG; translated from the coding sequence ATGAGAGTCCTCCTCTGCCATAGCTACTACACGCAACGCGGCGGCGAAGATCGTTCGTTCGAGGAAGAACGCGAGTTGCTGCAAGCGAACGGGCATGAAGTGATCGAGTATGTCCGCCGCAATGAGGAACTTGTCGGCCGCGGCAAGCTCGCCGCGGCGGCGACGACGCTCTGGAATCGCCAAGCGGGCCGCGAGGTCGCCGCAATCATCGAACGCCATCGGCCCGACGTGCTGCATGCGACGAACACCTTCCCGCTGATCTCGCCGTCAGTCTGCGATGTCGCTCATCGCGCCGGCGTGGCCGTAGTGCAGGCGCTGCGGAACTACCGCCTCCTGTGTGCGAACTCATACCTGATGCGCGACGGCCAGCCGTGCGAAGCGTGCGTTGGCAAGGCCGTTCCGCTGCCTGCCATTCAGCACCGTTGCTACCGCGACAGCGCCGCCGCGAGCGCCGTCGTGGCGGCGATGCAAGTTTATCACCGCACGGTCGGCGTCTGGCGGAATCGCGTCGACGCCTTCTTCACGCTCACGCACTTCGCGCGGCAGAAGTTCGTCGATGCGGGACTGCCGGCTGATCGCGTCCATGTGAAATACAACTCGGTGTCACCCGACCCCGGCGTCGGCGATGGGAGCGGCGGGTATGCCGTGTTCGTCGGTCGGCTCTCGCCGGAGAAGGGCGTCGGGACGGTGCTCGCCGCTTGGGAAGCGAACCGAGAGTTGCCGCCGCTGGTGATCGTCGGCGACGGCCCGCTGCGCGCCGCCGTTGAAGCGGCCGCTAGCCGCGATGCTCGCATCACGATTCGCGGCGAGCTCTCGAACGCTGAAGCCCAACGCGTTATCGGCGCGGCGAACCTACTCGTGATGCCGTCACTGTGGTACGAAACGTTTGGCCGCACGATTGCCGAGGCTTACGCCACCGGGACGCCGGTCGTGGCGTCGCGACTTGGAGCGATGGCCGAACTGGTCGAAGAGGGCGTCGCCGGCTCGTTATTCAATCCGGGCCATGCGGCCGACTTGGCCCAGCGGGTTGCCGAACTCACGTTGCGGCCTGCCGACGAGCAGCAAGCGATTCGACGTCGCGCGCGACAGGCGTACGAGCAGCAATTTACCCCCGCGCACAACTACCGCCGCTTGCTCGAAATCTACGAAATCGCCCTGACCAGTGCTCGTGAGCGCTGCGGGGCGTCGTCGCACGCCGCGAAAGCATCGCAACCGAATGAGTTGAGTGAAATGCAGCCCCAGGCCATCGAACCGCTGAAACATCCAATGGCTGTTGGATAA